A segment of the Butyrivibrio fibrisolvens genome:
ATAGTTATGTAATGGAATATGCATTTCCTCAGGACTATAGGATTGAACCATGCATTGGATGTAACACTTGCTTTAGCAAATGCAAATGTGTAGCGAATGATGAACTAATTAATCTTCAAAATAAAATACTGAAATCAGATGTATTTGTTATTGCGTCACCTGTTTACTTGCATTATTTTACAGCAGATTTGAAATTGATACTTGATAAATGCTCATGGTGGGCGCACACATTAAGGTTACAAGGTAAACCAACAGTAATTTTGAGTACATGTAATAGTAATGGGAATAAGACTGTAATTAAAGCACTGGGAGAGATAATAACTGGAATGGGTGGAAATATAATTGCTACTTCAAATGCTGCGGTTATTCCAAATCAAATAAACAATGAAGAATGGCTTGATGAAGTTGCATCGCAGATTTCTGAACGAATTAAAGAATATGCAGAGTTACCGCCTCAATCAAATAAAGACATAGAAAAAGTATTTGACAGAATGAAGCAAGTAATTAAGTTGCAGCGTGAATATAAAACAAAACTCGGTATTGATCCTGGTGAATATAATTATTGGAAGAATATGGGAATGTTGAATTATCAAACATTCAGTGATTACTTAGAAAAAAAGAATACTGGAGGTTGTTACGTTGAAAGTGAGATTTCAGCAGCAATGTGAGCATTCTGAATGTGGCTTGGCATGTGCGGCTATGATTATAGATTTTTTTGCAAAAAAAACAAAGCTTACATATTTAAGGGAAAAATATGGTGTCCCAAATGGAGGGTATAACCTATTACAGTTAAAAACAGTTTTGAGTGAAAATGGCGTTGATTCAAGGGCGGTAAAAACGGATGGATTGGATGTGGAGACTTTACCGGTTCCTTTTATAGCATTTTGGAAGAAGAGACATTTTATTATTGTAGAAAAGATAACTCGCGAAAAGGTAGTTATTATCGACCCTTCAAATGGTAGAAAGACAATTGGCAGACAGGAATTTCAAAGTAATTATTCCCAAATTGCATTATACGTATTAAACGGTAGGCATAGAAAAATACAGATTCCAAGACTGCACTATGTAATAAAAAATAATATAAGAAGAAATAAGGGACTATTATTTGCGACTCTGTTAATATCAATGATTGTTCAGGTTTTAAGCCTAGCAATCCCCTATATTACACAGCAAGTGATTGATAGCTTTGAAGGAACAGATAGTTTCAACCCAAGAGTTATAGTTCTATCGGTGTTTCTGGTTTTCATTTGTTATTTTTTTTCCAACTTTGTCAGAACAAGAGTTATAACAATTATGCAGACATCCTTTGATAAAGGCTTTTTGGGTGACACTATAGAAAGATTGTTACATTTACCTTATTCATATTTTGTGAACAGAAGTAAAGGAGAAATAATATATAGGATAAATTCAAATTCATATATCAGACAAATATTGGTTGATCAGATGATGGAACTTGCGATAGATTTGTTTTTCTTTTTTATCTATTTATTCGCCATGATTCTATATAGTCCTAAGTTGTCGCTTGTAACATTGATAATTGCGGGGATATTATGTATATCATCATTTGCAAATGCAAAAGTCAACTATAAGATTCAGCAAAATGAGATTGTAGTAGTAACCAAATCCCAAGATCTCGTTAATGAATTAATAAATAATGTATTTACAATTAAGTCAACAAATTCGCAAAAAAATATATTTAATAAGTGGAAAGAAAATTTTGATAAGCAAGTGGAATATGAAAAGAGTAGAGCGAATTGTAATTCGGTATTTTCCAATCTGTCCCAGTCAATATATTCATTTTATCCATTATTAATTATATTGGTTGGATATTTTTTAGTCAGTAAAGAAGAGGTTACATTAGGGGGATTATTGCTTTTTGTACAATCGGACAATCATTTATTAGACCTATTTTAACGATAATGAACTCCTATGCTCAATTGTTAATGGTCAAGTTATATATTGATCGATTGGTTGATATCCTAGATACACCGGATGAAGCGTCTTTTACAGGAGATAAAAAAATAGACAACTATTCGGGCGAAATAGAGCTGAATAATATTTCGTATAAATATAGTTCTTTTTCACCGTTTGCTGTTAGTGATATATCGCTTAGGATAAAATCTGGACAGAAAATAGCTATAGTAGGAGAGAGTGGCTCGGGAAAATCAACATTATTAAAAGTTATGTCAGGTTTATATCAGCCTACTTCCGGTACAATCTTATATGATAAAAAAGACATTCGTGACCTTGATATATATAATATGCGTGAAAAAATTGGTATTGTTTTACAAGAGAGTATGCTGTTTAACGGATCCTTTAGAGATAATATCTGCATGGGACGTGACTATACAGACGAGAAGATATCTTACAGTATAAAAGCATCAAAGTTGGATGAGTTAGTGTACAGCTTTCCTTTGGGGTTAGACACAATGATTTCTGAAGGTGGTCAAAATCTTTCCGGAGGACAAAGGCAAAGAGTGGCCATTGCCAGAACAATTGTATCAGATCCTAAAGCTATTTTTTTAGATGAGCCTACAAGTGCATTGGATAATGAATCTGAAAAAATAGTAATGGAAAATTTGATCAAAATGAACATAACAATGGTAGTTGCAGCACATAGGCTATCTACCATAGAGAAGTTTGACAAAATAATAGTTATGGATAAAGGTCGAATTGTAGAGATTGGAAGGCATGATGAACTATTGAAGCAAAATGGCTATTATGCAAGATTATATAATGCAAACGGATAAAATAATACATAAGTATGATGTTGGAGGTAAGGATGAGATTGTTTTTACAATGTGTTAAGTTTTTAGTAGTACAAATGTTTATTATTTTGACAATTGGTGCATATGCAAACATGGATGTTATGGCATGTGAATCTAATGAAAAAATTGATTTGCTTCTGAATGATGATGTTACTATAGATGAAGTAAAGGATAAGCTCTTAGAATTCAATTCTACTCTTCATATAGATGAATGCAAAGAGATAAATCTTTTGCATTTGGAATATAATGGGGAAATGAGCGAATCGGAACTAATAGAAGGAGCAAATATAAAAACATGTGTAGAGTTGGTTGGGGAGTTGCCAGAAATTAATGCAACAAATAATTATGTCACGGATTTAGTTGGAGAAGATGATAAAATAAATGAGAAGATAATGTGTGAAAATGAAGATTTTTCTTTGTTCGAACGTTTGTCATGGCATATAGATGAAATAACAGGTGAAAGGAAATCGTTTTCATATACAGAAGGTGATGGTGTTAAGGTCGCTCTGATTGATAGTGGGGTAGATGGGAATCATCCATATATAAAAAATAGAATTAATTGGGATAATGCGAAGTCATATGTTGAAGGGGATCAAACTCTTTATGATTATAATACGCATGGGACTATGATGGCCGGGCTAATTTGTCAGATGGCTCCAAAAGTGGAGATAACACCTTACAAAGTATTAGGGGATTCTACCGGCGAATCAATATGGGCGATAAAAGCAATAATAGATGCGGTTAACGATGGTAATGATATAATAAATATTAGTTTAGGGACGTATAAATGCCTTTCCGAATCAAGCGAAAAATTGATAATAAATGCATACAAAAGAGTTATTCGATATGCTCAAAATAGAAATGTCATTGTAGTAGCTTCTGCTGGAAATTATGGCATAAATTTAGATAATTATAAAGCTGCCTCAGATATTGTGCATTTGCCAGGGGGAATTCATGGAGTATATACAATTTCTGCTCTTAGTGATCATTCTATGGCTAGTTATAGTAATAATGGTACGTGTATAGATTTGTGTGCACCTGGTGGGAATGTAGTTTTTACTGATGGAATGCTTGATCTTAATAAGTGCATATATGTTCTTTATCCGACATATTTCGATAACGGATTGGAGCAGATTGGCGTTCCCCAAGGATACAGTTTTTCATATGGGACAAGTCTGTCAACAGCAATAGCGACAGGAGGGATTGCTGACATTGTTTCATATTGTAAGCAAAAATACAAATATTATACAAATGAAGATGTTGATAGAATTATCAGAGAAAGCGCAAATGATTTGGGGGATGAGGGCAAGGATATTTTTTATGGAGATGGTGAATTAGATGTTTATAATTCGATAATGAATGCGGACAAAATGATCTTAGGTACATTTTGCGAAATAAATAAAAATGACGAGTACTTATTCGATAACGGAAGAATGCTTGTCAAATATATAATAGAAGATGAATATGATGACAAGTATCAAGTAAAAATCAATATGACTAATACGTCTGATTATACAATGCGTGATTGGGAAATTGTATATAAAATGGATGATCAGATAGTCAATATATGGAATGGTGACTATCTGATAAATGGTGAGGAAGTAAGGATTAAGAATAAAGGATATAATAAAAATATATATCCAGGGGATCAAGTATCCATTGGATATATTGCAACAAAGGTTGGCGAAATTGATATTCCAAGCGCTTATTCATTTACAAATTATTACTCGTCAAGTGAATCTGAATACAAAATTAACTATATTGTGGAAAATGAATGGGATTCAGGGTATATAAGCGTAATTAGTATAGAAAACCTTTCAAATGAAATAATTGAAGATTGGATGCTAGAATTTGAATTTGATCAGACTATAAGTAATATATGGGGAGCGGAAATCAATTCAACAGATGATGGTTATTATGAAGTTGTGAATAGTAATTATAATAGTAACATTTATCCAGGGGAAACTGTGGAATTTCGTGTTATGATTCAAGAGGGTAATGTAATATCAGAGCCTCATTCATATGAGCTTTTATCAGTGAAAATGAAATAGGTTAAAAGGAGTTGGTATAATGCAAGCCAACTCCTTTTTTAATACCGTTTGAAGGTGAATATGACCGCTTGTAGGGAAATGCATTTGAGAATCTGTATGGTTTTGACTTTATCGCACTTCATGTGGTCAAAAACAAAATGGTATCGAAAAGCAATTTATAATGGAATTTGAGTTAGATATCAATAGCAAAGACTTTACAATATATAATAGCTATGAAGGCATTTCTATGTACAAAATTTGATTTTGGATCCGTTAAGTGTGAAGATGTAAAAAATGGGACTTGTTGCATTTGCCGGAAGAAATACAGGCTTTTATAACTAGTACATCAGTTTATGTGGATTTCCCTAATATAGAAGAGGAAAATTACAAATTCGTAAATCATAATCCAAATACAAAAACCATTAAAAATGCTTCCTTATGTGTATATGATAAAGAAAATAATATTGCGTATTACTTGAAGATGGATACTT
Coding sequences within it:
- a CDS encoding flavodoxin family protein, with the protein product MKQIFVLIGSRQKNGNTYKFVKSIEERMGNSYVMEYAFPQDYRIEPCIGCNTCFSKCKCVANDELINLQNKILKSDVFVIASPVYLHYFTADLKLILDKCSWWAHTLRLQGKPTVILSTCNSNGNKTVIKALGEIITGMGGNIIATSNAAVIPNQINNEEWLDEVASQISERIKEYAELPPQSNKDIEKVFDRMKQVIKLQREYKTKLGIDPGEYNYWKNMGMLNYQTFSDYLEKKNTGGCYVESEISAAM
- a CDS encoding cysteine peptidase family C39 domain-containing protein, encoding MRFQQQCEHSECGLACAAMIIDFFAKKTKLTYLREKYGVPNGGYNLLQLKTVLSENGVDSRAVKTDGLDVETLPVPFIAFWKKRHFIIVEKITREKVVIIDPSNGRKTIGRQEFQSNYSQIALYVLNGRHRKIQIPRLHYVIKNNIRRNKGLLFATLLISMIVQVLSLAIPYITQQVIDSFEGTDSFNPRVIVLSVFLVFICYFFSNFVRTRVITIMQTSFDKGFLGDTIERLLHLPYSYFVNRSKGEIIYRINSNSYIRQILVDQMMELAIDLFFFFIYLFAMILYSPKLSLVTLIIAGILCISSFANAKVNYKIQQNEIVVVTKSQDLVNELINNVFTIKSTNSQKNIFNKWKENFDKQVEYEKSRANCNSVFSNLSQSIYSFYPLLIILVGYFLVSKEEVTLGGLLLFVQSDNHLLDLF
- a CDS encoding ATP-binding cassette domain-containing protein, which encodes MVKLYIDRLVDILDTPDEASFTGDKKIDNYSGEIELNNISYKYSSFSPFAVSDISLRIKSGQKIAIVGESGSGKSTLLKVMSGLYQPTSGTILYDKKDIRDLDIYNMREKIGIVLQESMLFNGSFRDNICMGRDYTDEKISYSIKASKLDELVYSFPLGLDTMISEGGQNLSGGQRQRVAIARTIVSDPKAIFLDEPTSALDNESEKIVMENLIKMNITMVVAAHRLSTIEKFDKIIVMDKGRIVEIGRHDELLKQNGYYARLYNANG
- a CDS encoding S8 family serine peptidase; translated protein: MRLFLQCVKFLVVQMFIILTIGAYANMDVMACESNEKIDLLLNDDVTIDEVKDKLLEFNSTLHIDECKEINLLHLEYNGEMSESELIEGANIKTCVELVGELPEINATNNYVTDLVGEDDKINEKIMCENEDFSLFERLSWHIDEITGERKSFSYTEGDGVKVALIDSGVDGNHPYIKNRINWDNAKSYVEGDQTLYDYNTHGTMMAGLICQMAPKVEITPYKVLGDSTGESIWAIKAIIDAVNDGNDIINISLGTYKCLSESSEKLIINAYKRVIRYAQNRNVIVVASAGNYGINLDNYKAASDIVHLPGGIHGVYTISALSDHSMASYSNNGTCIDLCAPGGNVVFTDGMLDLNKCIYVLYPTYFDNGLEQIGVPQGYSFSYGTSLSTAIATGGIADIVSYCKQKYKYYTNEDVDRIIRESANDLGDEGKDIFYGDGELDVYNSIMNADKMILGTFCEINKNDEYLFDNGRMLVKYIIEDEYDDKYQVKINMTNTSDYTMRDWEIVYKMDDQIVNIWNGDYLINGEEVRIKNKGYNKNIYPGDQVSIGYIATKVGEIDIPSAYSFTNYYSSSESEYKINYIVENEWDSGYISVISIENLSNEIIEDWMLEFEFDQTISNIWGAEINSTDDGYYEVVNSNYNSNIYPGETVEFRVMIQEGNVISEPHSYELLSVKMK